The Sporocytophaga myxococcoides genome window below encodes:
- a CDS encoding HEPN domain-containing protein, whose amino-acid sequence MKTNLEHLPELKKEELKVISDLIVEKMLPDFVILFGSYARGNWVEDRYSEDGITYEYKSDYDILVLTETKLNQELSDKWRETERLVKEMSTSASVNLIHHSYGYVKNELSYGSYFFTDVVKEGVLLYDNGRNGPTPLVLPASIDPEKVKQRAKEEYDRWFESSNNFIDGFTFYFSTGKYNEAAFLLHQATERYYTALLLVFTGYKAKIHDIEELGSQAETINEEFKKVFPRDTPEKDERLKLLKKAYIDSRYKKNYSIGKEDLEYLNERVAVLRELVEKVCGERLDG is encoded by the coding sequence TTGAAGACCAACTTGGAACATCTGCCAGAACTAAAAAAGGAAGAGTTAAAAGTCATTAGTGATCTTATAGTTGAAAAGATGCTTCCTGATTTTGTTATTCTGTTTGGCTCTTATGCCCGTGGCAATTGGGTTGAGGACCGCTATTCAGAAGACGGCATCACCTACGAATATAAAAGCGACTACGATATTCTTGTTCTTACTGAAACCAAACTGAACCAGGAACTATCCGATAAATGGAGGGAGACAGAAAGACTTGTGAAGGAAATGTCTACATCTGCTTCTGTTAACCTTATCCATCATAGTTATGGTTATGTAAAAAACGAACTCTCATATGGAAGCTACTTTTTTACTGATGTTGTAAAGGAAGGTGTTCTTCTGTATGATAATGGCAGAAACGGCCCTACGCCGTTGGTGCTTCCTGCTTCTATTGATCCTGAAAAGGTGAAGCAAAGAGCGAAAGAGGAATATGATCGCTGGTTTGAGAGTTCCAATAACTTCATTGACGGCTTTACTTTTTATTTTTCAACCGGAAAATATAATGAGGCCGCATTCCTACTTCATCAGGCTACTGAAAGATATTATACAGCTCTACTACTCGTCTTTACTGGCTACAAAGCAAAGATCCACGACATAGAAGAACTAGGCAGCCAGGCTGAAACAATCAATGAAGAATTCAAAAAAGTATTTCCCCGTGATACACCTGAAAAAGATGAGCGGTTAAAGCTGCTAAAGAAGGCTTATATTGATTCGAGATACAAAAAGAATTATTCAATAGGTAAAGAGGATCTGGAATATCTGAATGAACGTGTTGCTGTGCTGAGAGAACTGGTGGAGAAGGTTTGTGGAGAGAGGTTGGATGGGTGA
- a CDS encoding leucine-rich repeat-containing protein kinase family protein produces the protein MQTLQQLQSGQLQGAKSIKLSCGLSEFPSEIFELADTLEILDLSGNKLSSLPDDFGRLKNLKIAFFSDNYFTQYPTVLANCPHLEMVGFKANQIVSIPAEALSPHLRWLILTNNKIESIPASIGKCTHLQKCMLAGNRLKELPIEMANCKNIELLRISANRIEALPSWLLSLPKLSWLGFAGNPCCQESQRDDHLTEIDWEDLEIKEQLGEGASGNISKAVWQKQPPMEVAVKIFKGEVTSDGLPSDEMKATIAADTHPNLAQVLGKIYHHPEQKQGLVLGLIPSRYTNLAGPPSYESCTRDNYAQGTRFSLNALVNIAAGMASVCTHLHTRGLMHGDFYAHNILIDHEAHALLGDFGAGVSYDINSEVAPALERLEVRAFGCLLDDLLNHINSTDAELPIVKNFTQLKNDCMQAEVMKRPGFIEISKKIQTLVLTPDSSKIFLTSSAVSDLSIRH, from the coding sequence ATGCAAACACTTCAACAATTACAATCAGGCCAACTACAAGGAGCCAAAAGCATCAAACTCTCCTGTGGTCTTTCAGAATTCCCTTCCGAAATATTCGAATTAGCTGATACGCTGGAGATTCTTGATTTGTCAGGCAACAAACTTTCCAGTTTGCCAGATGATTTTGGTCGCTTGAAAAATCTAAAGATTGCGTTCTTTTCTGACAACTATTTTACCCAATATCCAACAGTTTTAGCCAATTGCCCACATTTGGAAATGGTCGGTTTTAAAGCCAACCAGATTGTTAGCATTCCTGCTGAAGCGCTTTCTCCCCATTTGCGTTGGCTAATCCTGACAAATAATAAAATAGAGTCTATTCCAGCTTCTATTGGAAAATGTACTCATTTGCAGAAATGTATGTTGGCAGGCAACCGCTTGAAAGAATTGCCTATCGAAATGGCCAATTGTAAGAATATTGAATTACTTCGTATTTCGGCTAACCGTATCGAAGCATTGCCTTCGTGGTTACTTAGCCTGCCAAAACTATCATGGCTGGGTTTTGCGGGCAATCCATGTTGCCAGGAAAGCCAACGAGATGATCATCTGACAGAAATCGATTGGGAAGACCTTGAAATAAAAGAGCAGCTAGGTGAGGGAGCTTCTGGCAATATCTCGAAAGCTGTCTGGCAAAAACAGCCTCCTATGGAAGTAGCCGTAAAAATATTTAAAGGAGAAGTAACCAGCGATGGTTTGCCTTCGGACGAGATGAAGGCGACTATAGCGGCTGACACACACCCGAACCTGGCACAGGTATTGGGTAAAATATACCATCATCCCGAACAAAAACAGGGTTTGGTGCTGGGACTTATTCCTTCCCGCTATACCAACCTTGCCGGGCCCCCAAGCTATGAATCCTGTACCAGAGATAATTATGCCCAAGGAACAAGGTTTTCATTAAATGCACTGGTGAATATTGCTGCTGGTATGGCTTCTGTTTGCACGCATCTTCATACCCGAGGTCTAATGCATGGAGACTTCTATGCTCACAATATATTGATAGACCACGAAGCCCACGCCCTTTTGGGTGACTTTGGTGCAGGAGTTTCATATGACATAAACTCTGAAGTAGCACCTGCATTGGAACGCCTGGAAGTAAGAGCATTTGGCTGTTTATTGGATGATTTATTGAATCATATCAACTCTACTGATGCTGAATTGCCAATAGTCAAGAACTTTACACAGCTAAAAAACGATTGCATGCAAGCCGAAGTGATGAAAAGGCCAGGCTTTATTGAGATTAGTAAAAAGATACAGACACTGGTGCTAACACCTGATTCTTCCAAAATATTTTTAACATCTTCTGCGGTGTCTGATCTTTCGATCCGACACTAA
- a CDS encoding T9SS type A sorting domain-containing protein — protein sequence MIQKLLLFTLFFVTIHISMAQPQKLANVASSAGQHFKINSTVLFSDHNLWKTDGTPGSTLKLTSFGIQNQVREQIASGNVLYFTVDGNGGYINQLWKSDGTVSGTVPVKIFTPANENSISNLCYWNGTTYFMVQDRLYKTDGTEAGTIQIKDLGLTSLTGTADALFYIKNTLFIEYQNQLWKSDGTTSGTTYLQSFDYMNYLNSFSDYAMLEIIDSAHGREPWKLDEAGNIQLIKDINPGPTGSVGWGYSNSGCEFNGYYYFSVSNPHRLFRTDGTEAGTTEYMDGIVDVRPLNDKLYIFSNNELWRTDGTSSPQLVRAFDKVLGTYCTIGDLIVTSEGGKKLWVFNSNNDSFKFITEYPDTDTDTLRMPDIGSIIPVGNDVYFTLQTEEIKFEEFEDDYSNTFYEFFKYSPFQSGVTSFILVDASTGTDIRPLKSVDTVYTDEAVTIQAYTFGSDFTSVEFYLNNVLYKTTSIEPYTLGDYTSGDFLQWLKEEGIYKIKALTVSDSNTLSTTAMLHVVNREVATINNLNKGHSKIEIYPNPVTDCMSIKIDDIDEAAFITIADLNGREFYTGKRPINSNGIIETDLSGLPLESGIYIVKVTTESGMRISKVVKNKWD from the coding sequence ATGATTCAAAAACTACTTTTATTTACCTTATTCTTTGTGACAATTCATATTTCAATGGCTCAGCCTCAAAAGCTTGCCAATGTTGCATCAAGTGCGGGACAGCACTTCAAAATAAACTCCACCGTTCTTTTCTCAGATCATAACCTTTGGAAAACAGATGGAACACCTGGCTCTACCCTCAAATTAACATCATTTGGAATTCAGAATCAGGTCAGGGAGCAGATAGCTTCGGGTAATGTCCTATATTTCACAGTTGATGGAAATGGGGGATATATAAATCAATTATGGAAATCTGATGGCACAGTTTCTGGCACGGTGCCTGTGAAAATATTCACCCCGGCAAATGAAAATTCAATTAGCAACCTCTGTTACTGGAATGGAACTACCTATTTTATGGTTCAGGACCGTCTTTATAAAACTGACGGCACTGAGGCAGGTACAATTCAAATTAAAGATTTGGGTCTTACCTCTTTGACTGGTACCGCAGATGCATTATTCTATATAAAAAATACTCTGTTTATTGAATATCAGAATCAATTATGGAAAAGTGATGGAACAACATCAGGCACAACATATTTACAATCTTTTGATTATATGAACTACCTTAATTCTTTTAGTGATTATGCCATGCTTGAAATTATAGATTCAGCTCATGGAAGAGAGCCCTGGAAACTTGATGAAGCCGGGAATATTCAACTTATTAAAGATATTAATCCAGGCCCGACGGGTTCTGTAGGCTGGGGCTATAGTAATTCCGGTTGTGAGTTTAATGGATACTACTATTTTTCGGTTTCAAATCCTCACAGACTCTTTAGAACCGATGGCACAGAAGCTGGTACGACAGAATATATGGATGGCATCGTTGATGTAAGACCTTTGAACGACAAACTCTACATTTTTAGTAACAATGAACTATGGAGAACAGACGGAACATCATCTCCTCAACTTGTCAGAGCATTTGATAAAGTCCTGGGTACATACTGCACAATAGGTGATTTAATAGTTACTTCAGAAGGTGGGAAAAAACTGTGGGTATTTAACAGCAATAATGATTCATTTAAGTTCATTACAGAATATCCGGATACTGATACAGATACTTTAAGAATGCCTGATATCGGCAGTATAATTCCTGTAGGAAATGATGTTTATTTTACGCTTCAGACTGAAGAGATAAAATTTGAAGAGTTCGAAGACGATTACAGTAATACCTTCTATGAATTCTTTAAATATTCCCCCTTTCAATCAGGTGTAACCTCCTTTATTCTTGTAGATGCTTCAACCGGGACCGACATTCGACCTCTTAAATCAGTGGATACCGTTTACACAGATGAAGCTGTAACGATCCAGGCATATACATTTGGCTCTGATTTTACTTCAGTGGAATTTTATCTTAATAATGTACTCTATAAAACTACCTCTATAGAACCTTATACCCTTGGTGATTATACCTCAGGGGACTTCCTGCAATGGCTAAAAGAAGAAGGTATATATAAGATTAAAGCACTTACTGTAAGCGATAGTAATACATTATCTACTACGGCTATGCTTCATGTTGTAAATAGGGAAGTCGCCACTATTAATAATCTTAATAAGGGACATTCTAAAATAGAGATTTACCCTAATCCAGTTACGGATTGTATGTCAATCAAGATTGATGATATTGATGAAGCAGCTTTCATTACTATTGCTGATCTGAATGGAAGGGAATTCTATACAGGAAAAAGACCAATAAACTCCAATGGTATCATTGAAACGGACTTATCAGGATTACCTTTGGAATCAGGAATCTATATCGTAAAAGTTACTACAGAATCCGGAATGCGTATTTCCAAAGTAGTAAAAAATAAATGGGACTGA
- a CDS encoding manganese catalase family protein yields the protein MILKMDRLPIELPTPNNPSPNDAAAIQELLGGKFGEMSTLMNYTYQSFNFRGRKRLRPFYDLICSIAGEEYGHIEVVSYAINLLLTGTTKRGLDPVIAPLQNGTNSRNTRHFIASGQTALPMDSMGDFWSGSNVFSSGNLKLDLLHNFFLECGARANKMRAYEMVSDPTAREMVGYLLVRGGVHVVAYARALEYLTGVEVTKLVPVPELSNKAFPEAVKFEKNNLHLKLYTFSKDDYQKAGVIFNGPHPEDGKPLEVIFGAPEGGPVPDLEEEPQLSAPGADGIDEDLFKDIAKKMGVPV from the coding sequence ATGATCCTAAAAATGGACAGACTTCCGATAGAGTTGCCTACTCCCAATAATCCTTCTCCCAACGATGCTGCTGCGATCCAAGAGCTTCTGGGCGGAAAGTTTGGAGAGATGTCTACTCTCATGAATTACACCTACCAATCTTTTAATTTCCGTGGCAGAAAAAGACTAAGACCGTTTTACGATCTTATATGCAGCATAGCAGGAGAAGAATATGGTCATATTGAAGTAGTTTCTTATGCCATAAACTTGTTGCTTACAGGCACCACCAAACGGGGTTTAGATCCTGTAATTGCTCCCTTACAGAACGGAACTAATTCAAGAAATACAAGACATTTTATTGCCAGCGGACAGACAGCTCTGCCAATGGATTCTATGGGCGACTTCTGGTCAGGATCAAATGTATTCAGCAGTGGTAACCTGAAACTTGATTTGCTGCACAATTTTTTTCTTGAGTGTGGAGCAAGGGCGAATAAAATGAGAGCTTATGAAATGGTAAGTGATCCGACTGCCAGGGAAATGGTAGGTTATCTGCTGGTACGCGGTGGTGTGCATGTGGTAGCATATGCGAGAGCATTAGAATATTTAACAGGTGTAGAAGTGACCAAGCTTGTTCCCGTTCCGGAGCTCAGCAATAAGGCATTTCCAGAAGCTGTTAAGTTTGAAAAAAACAACCTGCATTTAAAATTATATACCTTTAGTAAAGACGACTATCAAAAAGCGGGAGTGATATTTAACGGTCCACATCCAGAAGATGGAAAACCATTAGAAGTGATATTTGGAGCTCCGGAAGGCGGGCCAGTTCCTGATTTGGAGGAAGAACCTCAATTAAGTGCTCCAGGGGCTGACGGTATAGATGAGGATTTATTTAAAGATATTGCTAAGAAAATGGGGGTACCGGTTTAG
- a CDS encoding immunity protein Imm33 domain-containing protein → MELNIGGIIISNKIFHERESPTWMYREIPLEDGDSGWRIFSGNESDESLKDSSNFVIVSSDYIISIDDDIKVNLLAPVGSSFERNLSNMKWSPVKIAGEDYEP, encoded by the coding sequence ATGGAATTGAATATCGGTGGGATAATAATAAGTAATAAGATATTTCATGAAAGAGAGAGTCCAACTTGGATGTATAGAGAAATACCTTTAGAAGATGGAGACAGTGGATGGAGAATATTTTCAGGCAATGAATCAGATGAATCTTTAAAAGATTCATCAAATTTCGTGATAGTTTCATCAGATTATATAATATCAATAGATGATGATATTAAAGTTAACTTATTAGCTCCTGTTGGATCTTCATTTGAAAGAAATTTATCAAACATGAAATGGTCACCAGTTAAAATTGCTGGAGAAGATTATGAACCCTAA
- a CDS encoding serine hydrolase domain-containing protein has protein sequence MKQLFIIFLSVFTISCQSQNKLKLEELETIPGLYSTIVLQNDTVAFRKFYNGKDDDTYFHIHSETKSIMALLIGIAIDKGYIKNVDQFISDFYPVILDDTSMLKKQITIRHLLNQNSGLAAIEWPNAMCDQWLNSPNPSLFLLSLPMDAVPGSKYSYSTPASHLLSGIITKASGMETAYFADKYLLNPLGITDHKWVKLRDGFYDGGGTAVQFKTDDMLKIARLILNKGTHKGKVLISQKYLEQVFSKDKKIKAPWGLKNSNYNFCWYTTEYESYEVRYAIGYGGQFIFIIPALNTAIAVNHDTRVSNPNRQSDVFLEKSFPVIFKKVLAASGRRTSEGE, from the coding sequence ATGAAACAGCTTTTCATAATTTTTCTTTCAGTCTTTACAATCTCCTGCCAAAGTCAGAATAAATTAAAGCTTGAAGAATTGGAGACTATTCCAGGTTTGTATTCAACTATTGTTCTTCAGAATGATACTGTAGCATTCAGAAAGTTTTATAACGGAAAGGATGACGATACCTATTTTCATATTCATTCCGAAACGAAAAGCATCATGGCCTTACTTATAGGTATTGCTATTGATAAGGGTTATATAAAAAATGTAGACCAATTTATATCAGACTTTTATCCAGTAATTCTGGATGATACCTCAATGCTGAAAAAGCAAATAACGATCAGACATCTTCTTAATCAAAACTCCGGACTTGCAGCTATTGAATGGCCTAATGCAATGTGTGACCAATGGCTCAATAGTCCGAATCCATCCTTGTTTCTATTGTCATTGCCGATGGATGCTGTTCCGGGAAGCAAATATTCTTACAGTACGCCTGCTTCACATTTGTTATCAGGGATTATTACAAAGGCAAGTGGTATGGAAACTGCTTACTTTGCTGATAAATACTTACTCAATCCTTTAGGGATTACAGATCATAAATGGGTTAAACTGCGTGATGGTTTCTATGACGGAGGAGGCACTGCTGTTCAGTTCAAGACAGACGACATGCTTAAGATCGCCAGACTTATTTTAAATAAAGGAACACACAAAGGTAAGGTTTTGATCTCTCAGAAGTATTTAGAGCAGGTCTTTTCAAAAGATAAAAAGATAAAAGCTCCATGGGGATTGAAAAACTCTAATTATAATTTTTGCTGGTACACAACAGAGTATGAAAGTTATGAAGTAAGATATGCTATTGGCTATGGTGGGCAGTTTATCTTTATCATACCGGCTTTAAATACGGCTATAGCAGTGAACCATGATACGAGAGTATCTAACCCCAACAGACAATCGGATGTGTTTCTGGAGAAAAGTTTTCCAGTGATATTTAAAAAAGTGCTGGCGGCATCAGGAAGAAGGACAAGTGAGGGGGAATAG
- a CDS encoding T9SS type A sorting domain-containing protein has translation MKKIILIILFIVNAFYSYGDLVYLLGENDHSGIHIEIWKYDGTFVDSAKTNVFGSFGIKNSDTGSYYKLIASKEGYHSITIDSVWASYGAWYNYDEGPIRTINFKRSDDPVLRPINDLKILKGYLDKDLSDTTGLYLVESKCRIAKDIKIGPGVKISFMKGAYFYTENKFKISFEGTKTDSVKFIDYPSNFGNIEGNIEGNINLFGNASAEFSFCRFSLIFKIQLKDKQTKLSLKNCKIQYLDLLSQGIAEITGNSIQRLVINKEDDFLYNYYNIPEIKIENNKINSLTSSIIDGPIVFKDNIFTGSLQMDTVLSRLRLESNTIKSGFLNYLNGLDLTCNKVLGNFSVSSYTTVGGIVITDNAFVSESGDIIVQNDLAGIEVKNNYFSMKSGKLKIRPGDYQWVSTQTTLFEGNTVSGDVIFLNDSENITRGVSLFRNVFGGEVMAGEINLEHNENLFQKDVWCFCNATAEFTNTLGYKVDRYNNIYSKSIAFISDTLPFLKESVEGFERRLGVKLESSCLFEYYKNAMVFSDNHSISGKISSEAPDFTLAYVAAINKKDGKTSIQKTNSDGTYSIKGLKKGEYLLYAIPRDTGYFANDRYVTTTLQNDYFPTYFLNKLDSQIANKLILTGEITEANISLIKNTQVNNANDVVIGTILYKDTAFSDAGTDWMGPSIGDNPFFAPDTKYYACQNLILYAVNEDGMIVNWAKTNSGGGFIFKNLPAGKFKIKAQRFGFHLENEETFIVEPGMTAVVGYLVKNDVNQTTSIFPVINESTNNVAPNPFQERFILRGMVNDEEINVYDVMGKLMFNQITHGEESLLIDGSSWPAGMYIVKSADKINKIIKE, from the coding sequence ATGAAAAAAATTATATTGATTATATTATTCATTGTAAACGCCTTTTATAGTTATGGTGATTTAGTATACTTACTTGGAGAGAACGATCATAGCGGGATCCACATAGAAATATGGAAGTATGATGGTACATTTGTAGACTCCGCTAAAACAAATGTTTTTGGGAGTTTTGGAATAAAAAACTCTGATACTGGATCTTACTATAAATTAATTGCTTCTAAAGAAGGTTACCATTCCATTACAATAGATTCGGTATGGGCGTCTTATGGCGCATGGTACAATTATGATGAAGGGCCAATCAGAACAATAAATTTTAAGAGAAGTGATGATCCAGTGCTGAGACCAATTAATGACCTGAAAATTCTTAAAGGCTATTTAGATAAAGACCTTTCAGATACCACAGGGTTATATCTTGTAGAAAGTAAGTGCAGGATTGCTAAGGATATTAAAATCGGACCCGGAGTGAAAATTAGTTTCATGAAAGGGGCTTATTTTTATACTGAAAATAAATTCAAAATTTCCTTTGAAGGGACAAAAACTGATTCTGTTAAATTTATCGACTATCCGAGTAATTTTGGAAATATAGAGGGAAATATAGAGGGAAATATCAATTTATTTGGGAATGCTTCTGCTGAATTCTCTTTTTGTCGTTTCAGTTTGATTTTTAAAATTCAGCTAAAAGATAAACAAACAAAATTATCTCTGAAGAACTGCAAAATTCAATATCTGGATCTGTTATCACAGGGTATTGCTGAGATAACAGGTAATTCAATTCAAAGATTAGTAATCAATAAAGAAGATGACTTCCTTTATAATTATTATAATATACCTGAAATTAAAATTGAGAATAACAAGATAAACTCCTTGACTTCTAGTATCATTGATGGGCCTATAGTTTTTAAGGATAATATTTTTACAGGGTCTTTACAAATGGATACCGTACTTTCCAGGCTGAGATTGGAAAGTAATACTATCAAGAGTGGCTTTTTAAATTATCTTAATGGCCTTGACTTAACTTGTAATAAAGTTCTGGGAAATTTTTCAGTTTCAAGTTATACAACAGTAGGAGGAATTGTAATTACAGACAATGCCTTTGTCTCCGAGTCAGGTGATATCATTGTTCAAAATGATCTGGCAGGAATAGAGGTCAAAAATAATTATTTTTCTATGAAAAGTGGGAAACTAAAGATAAGACCAGGAGATTATCAATGGGTGAGTACACAGACTACATTATTTGAAGGTAATACAGTTTCAGGTGATGTGATATTTTTAAATGATTCAGAAAATATCACGAGGGGCGTATCTTTGTTTCGGAATGTATTTGGAGGAGAAGTGATGGCTGGAGAAATAAATCTGGAACATAATGAAAATCTCTTCCAAAAAGATGTCTGGTGTTTTTGCAATGCCACAGCTGAGTTTACAAATACTTTGGGATATAAAGTAGACAGATATAATAATATCTATAGCAAAAGTATTGCTTTTATCAGTGATACCCTACCTTTCTTAAAAGAATCTGTTGAAGGCTTTGAGCGTCGTCTTGGGGTTAAACTTGAAAGCTCTTGTTTATTTGAGTATTATAAAAATGCAATGGTGTTTTCTGATAATCATAGTATTTCAGGGAAAATTTCTTCTGAAGCTCCTGACTTTACTCTAGCCTACGTAGCCGCTATCAATAAGAAGGACGGAAAGACTTCAATCCAAAAAACAAATAGTGATGGAACATATAGTATTAAGGGATTAAAGAAAGGAGAGTATTTACTTTATGCAATACCTCGTGACACTGGATACTTTGCAAATGATAGGTATGTGACTACAACCCTTCAAAATGATTATTTTCCAACTTATTTTTTAAATAAGTTGGATTCCCAAATAGCCAATAAACTAATTTTAACCGGAGAGATTACAGAAGCAAATATATCTTTGATCAAAAACACACAAGTCAATAATGCAAATGATGTTGTCATAGGAACGATCTTATATAAGGACACGGCATTCAGTGATGCTGGTACAGATTGGATGGGCCCTTCAATAGGGGATAATCCTTTCTTTGCTCCTGATACCAAATATTATGCTTGTCAGAACCTGATACTTTATGCAGTAAATGAAGACGGTATGATTGTAAATTGGGCTAAAACAAATAGCGGAGGTGGATTTATTTTTAAAAATCTTCCCGCTGGGAAATTCAAAATCAAAGCACAGCGATTTGGATTTCATCTTGAAAATGAAGAAACTTTTATTGTAGAGCCTGGTATGACTGCAGTTGTAGGTTATCTTGTAAAAAATGATGTGAATCAAACTACCTCTATTTTTCCGGTTATAAATGAAAGTACGAATAATGTTGCACCAAATCCTTTTCAGGAGAGGTTTATCTTGAGAGGTATGGTTAATGATGAAGAGATTAATGTTTATGATGTGATGGGTAAGCTTATGTTTAATCAAATAACTCATGGTGAGGAATCACTTTTAATTGATGGTTCTTCATGGCCAGCTGGAATGTATATTGTGAAATCTGCAGATAAGATCAATAAAATAATAAAAGAATAA
- a CDS encoding outer membrane beta-barrel protein produces the protein MNSSAIAQRDTVVVFDTIYEVKEPVVITHEYFSSSGKQLNRLRLSKLYAGAGYSRDSYNDKNIESGHSRIASIGGCVWLSKILFVEIGFNYQAGKAKNHSNVSNRFTKESNYIEYDTIGSYIHTVDGVATEVPIVDEFVRTRTDTLVSIGRVVYNKKIRSISLPISFGYTYSMNRFYYSLLAQVAPSFVYVSDDGDGKENREKQLKLGAVTEFGLKLTDSVAIAARYMWQSQFQNKVSDKDLSGQQHQVSLLVNYFF, from the coding sequence ATGAATTCTTCTGCAATTGCTCAAAGAGATACAGTTGTTGTGTTTGACACGATCTATGAAGTGAAAGAGCCTGTGGTAATTACTCATGAATATTTCAGCTCTTCCGGGAAACAATTAAACAGGCTCAGACTTAGCAAGCTTTACGCCGGAGCAGGATACAGCCGGGATTCCTACAATGACAAGAATATAGAAAGCGGCCATTCCAGAATTGCTTCAATTGGAGGATGTGTTTGGTTGTCTAAAATTTTATTCGTTGAAATTGGATTTAATTATCAGGCAGGAAAGGCAAAAAATCATAGTAATGTGAGTAATAGATTTACCAAAGAATCTAACTATATAGAATATGATACTATAGGAAGTTATATTCATACTGTTGATGGGGTTGCTACTGAAGTTCCTATTGTTGATGAGTTTGTAAGAACTAGGACCGACACTCTAGTTTCCATTGGTCGTGTAGTTTATAATAAAAAAATCAGATCTATAAGCCTTCCGATTTCTTTTGGTTATACGTATTCAATGAATAGGTTTTATTACAGTTTGCTTGCTCAGGTAGCTCCTTCATTTGTTTATGTAAGTGATGATGGAGATGGTAAAGAAAACCGTGAGAAGCAGCTGAAATTAGGTGCTGTTACAGAGTTTGGATTAAAATTGACCGATTCAGTTGCAATTGCTGCACGTTATATGTGGCAGAGTCAATTTCAAAATAAGGTATCAGATAAAGATCTTTCCGGCCAACAACATCAGGTTTCACTTTTAGTAAATTATTTTTTCTAA